The nucleotide window GGGGATCGCCGCCGACGTGCTGCGCGAGTCCGGTCTCGTCGCCGCCGACGAGAAGATCACCGACACCGGGTACCGCATCGTCCTCAACACCGGTTCCGGCGCGGGACAGACCGTGTTCCACGCGCACGCCCACGTCCTGGGCGGCCGCGGCCTCCAGTGGCCCCCCGGATAGCAGGCGGACGCACACCCATGTCCGTACGCGAACTGGTCGTCCTCGGCACCGCGAGTCAGGTCCCGACCCGGCACCGCAACCACAACGGCTATCTGCTGCGGTGGGACGGCGAGGGCATCCTCTTCGATCCCGGCGAGGGCACCCAGCGCCAGATGCTGCGGGCCGGAGCCGCCGCGCACGACATCAACCGGATCTGCGTCACGCACTTCCACGGGGACCACTCGCTGGGACTGGCCGGGGTGATCCAGCGCATCAACCTCGACCGGGTGCCGCACCCCGTCACCGCGCACTACCCCGCGAGCGGACAGCGCTTCTTCGAGCGGCTGCGGTACGCCACCGCCTACCGCGAGACCGTACGGCTGACCGAGGCGCCCGTCGCCGCCGACGGGCCCCTCGCCGTCACGGACGCGTACACCCTGGACAGTCACCGGCTGTCCCACCCCGTCGAGTCCTACGGCTACCGGCTGACCGAGCCCGACGGCCGGCGCATGCTCCCCGCGAAACTCGCCGAGTACGGCATCAGGGGACCGGACGTCGGCCGCATCCAGCGTGAGGGCTCCCTCGGCGGAGTCACGCTCGACGCCGTGTCCGAGCGCAGACGGGGACAGCGGTTCGCCTTCGTCATGGACACCAGACTGTGCGACGGCGTGTACGCGCTCGCCGAGGGCTGCGACCTGCTCGTCATCGAGTCGACCTTCCTCGACGAGGACGAGCGGCTCGCCACCGACCACGGCCATCTGACCGCCGGGCAGGCAGCCCGGGCGGCAGCCGAGGCGGGCGTGCGGCACCTCGTGCTGACCCACTTCTCCCAGCGGTACGACGACCCGGGCGTCTTCGAGGCCCAGGCCAGAGCCGCCGGCTTCACGGGTGAACTGACCGTCGCCCGGGACCTGATGCGTATCCCCGTGCCCACCAGGCACCTCTGAATCACACCAGCACCACCATTCGTTAGCGAGAAGACGTGCACCTCCCCAAAGCGGAACTCCACCTCCACATCGAAGG belongs to Streptomyces finlayi and includes:
- a CDS encoding ribonuclease Z — translated: MSVRELVVLGTASQVPTRHRNHNGYLLRWDGEGILFDPGEGTQRQMLRAGAAAHDINRICVTHFHGDHSLGLAGVIQRINLDRVPHPVTAHYPASGQRFFERLRYATAYRETVRLTEAPVAADGPLAVTDAYTLDSHRLSHPVESYGYRLTEPDGRRMLPAKLAEYGIRGPDVGRIQREGSLGGVTLDAVSERRRGQRFAFVMDTRLCDGVYALAEGCDLLVIESTFLDEDERLATDHGHLTAGQAARAAAEAGVRHLVLTHFSQRYDDPGVFEAQARAAGFTGELTVARDLMRIPVPTRHL